Part of the Haloarchaeobius litoreus genome is shown below.
CGAACGGCAGCGTCGTGCTCGCTGAGAACGTGACCTTCCAGAACGCCTCGGACTACGTGTCGGTTCCCGCCGGGAACTACACCGCCGAGATCAGGCCGGCGACCGCTGGGAACGACGGGACCGTCGTCACGACGGTGAACGTGTCCCTCGAGAGCGGGCAGGTGCACTCCGCGCTCGCGGTCGGCTATCTGAACCCGGACGAGGCACCGGCTGATACGCCGTTCCAGGTCGTCCTCACCGAGGATGCATCCGTCACCGTCCAGTTGCCGTCCGAGGACGAGATGATGGACAACGAGACGGGCATGGACGGTAACGAGACGACGACTGACGACGATGCGGAGACGACGACTGACGACGATGCGGAGACGACGACTGACGGCGACGCGGAAACGACGACTGACGGCGACGAGACGACCACCGAAGAGGACGACGAGGAGAGGGTGGTCGCCTAGAGACCGCGCTCGCCTCCCCCGCCCGCTCCCGGTCACCCAGCGTGCCCGAACTCCAGCAGTTGCTGTCCGTGCTGGACAACCGGGAGCCACCATTCCCCTGCAGAAACGCATAGAGCGACGCGTTTTCCCCGTTCGAGACGCCCGTGGACGTACCGCCGACGGTTACCCGCCGAGGAAGTCCTGACGGACCTGCGGATCGTTCAGCAGAGTCGTCCCCTCGTCCTCGTAGCGGTTCTTCCCGTCGACGAGCACGTAGCCGCGGTCACAGCGCCGGAGTGCCTCCTTGGCATTCTGCTCGACCATCAGCACGGCCGTGCCGGCGTCGTTGATGGCGTCGATACGGTCGAACATGTCCGCGACGAGGTCTGGCGCGAGCCCGGCGGAGGGCTCGTCGAGCAACAGCAGGTCGGGGTCGAGCATCAGCGCCCGACCCATCGCGAGCATCTGCTGTTGCCCACCCGAGAGCGTCCCGGCCTTCTGCGTCTGTCGCTCCTCCAGGATGGGGAAGCGATCGAACACCTCGTTCAGCGCGTCCTGTGGCACCTCGTCGAGGATGTACGCACCCATCTCGAGGTTCTCCCGGACCGACAACGAGCTGAACACGTTGTCGTTCTGCGGGACGTAGCCGAGACCGAGGTGGATGATGTCCTCGGGGCGCATCGCCGTGATATCCTTGTCGCCGAACTTCACTGTCCCGCCCATGTGGCTCGTCAGTCCGAAGACCGACTTCATGACCGTCGACTTGCCGGCCCCGTTCGGGCCGACGATGGTGACGTACTCCTCGTCGTTGACGTCGAGGTCCACGTCGGTCAGGATCTGCAGGTCGCCGTAGCCGGCGTCCAGGTCCCGTACCGAGAGCAGGCTGTCGTCGTAGAGGATGACGTCCTGGGCCGCACTCGTCGCCTGGGAGTCGCTCATACCTCACCACCCAGATAGGCCTCGATGACGTCCTCGTTGTTCCGTACTTCCTCCGGGGTCCCCTCGGTGAGGATGCGTCCCTGGTGCATGACGATGACTTTCTCGCAGTTCTGCATGATGAGGTCCATGTCGTGTTCGACGATGAGGAACGTGTAGCCCTGGTCGCGCAGCTCGTGGATGTGCTCCAGGAGCCGTTCCTCAAGCGACGGGTTGACGCCGGCGAACGGCTCGTCGAGCAGGAGCATCTGCGGATCGGTCAACAGCGCACGGGCCAGCTCCAGCAGCTTCCGCTGGCCGCCGGAGAGGTTCTCCGCGTACTCGTTCGCGAGGTGGTCGATGTCGAAGAACTCCAGAGTCTCCCACGCGCGTTCGAGTATCTCCTGCTCCTGCCGGTTCACGTCATTCCGGACGTAGGGCAGCACCGAGCGCCAGAGCGCCTCGCCGCGCTGGTGCTTCGGCGCGACCATCATGTTCTCCAGGACGGTCATCTCGCCGAGCTCGCGGGCGATCTGGAACGTCCGGACGAGGCCGCGGTCCGCGACCTCGAACGGTTCGAGTCCCGTGATGTCCTGTCCGTTGAACTCGACGCTGCCGCCGTCGGGCTTGTGGGTGCCGGTGATGCAGTTGAACGTG
Proteins encoded:
- a CDS encoding ABC transporter ATP-binding protein, with translation MSSEPETADATAGVEQSEGRSLDALSGAGDTVEVPLKVRGLEKHFGGITAVDGVEFDIEKGSMTGLIGPNGAGKSTTFNCITGTHKPDGGSVEFNGQDITGLEPFEVADRGLVRTFQIARELGEMTVLENMMVAPKHQRGEALWRSVLPYVRNDVNRQEQEILERAWETLEFFDIDHLANEYAENLSGGQRKLLELARALLTDPQMLLLDEPFAGVNPSLEERLLEHIHELRDQGYTFLIVEHDMDLIMQNCEKVIVMHQGRILTEGTPEEVRNNEDVIEAYLGGEV
- a CDS encoding ABC transporter ATP-binding protein: MSDSQATSAAQDVILYDDSLLSVRDLDAGYGDLQILTDVDLDVNDEEYVTIVGPNGAGKSTVMKSVFGLTSHMGGTVKFGDKDITAMRPEDIIHLGLGYVPQNDNVFSSLSVRENLEMGAYILDEVPQDALNEVFDRFPILEERQTQKAGTLSGGQQQMLAMGRALMLDPDLLLLDEPSAGLAPDLVADMFDRIDAINDAGTAVLMVEQNAKEALRRCDRGYVLVDGKNRYEDEGTTLLNDPQVRQDFLGG